One window from the genome of Elaeis guineensis isolate ETL-2024a chromosome 5, EG11, whole genome shotgun sequence encodes:
- the LOC105046069 gene encoding NAC domain-containing protein 68 yields MGSRRRDAEAELNLPPGFRFHPTDEELVVHYLCKKVACQRLPVPIIAEVDLYKYDPWDLPEKALFGLKEWYFFTPRDRKYPNGSRPNRAAGRGYWKATGADKPVTPKGSSRPLGIKKALVFYSGKAPRGVKTDWIMHEYRLADTNRAANKKGSLRLDDWVLCRLYNKKNTWEKMQQQKEAASFGETMDSVDDTGSDSFRTPESDIDNDVMFPDFDDMAQVGAHPPQAFNGMQGVRVNNITGYQPAIEQRPKEENDWFTDLNLDDFHSTCMAFGSTPALDMSDHDYYYSNLPQLRSNQSDLLPF; encoded by the exons ATGGGGAGCAGGAGAAGAGATGCTGAGGCGGAGCTCAACCTGCCGCCGGGATTCCGGTTCCACCCGACCGACGAGGAGCTCGTCGTTCATTACCTCTGCAAGAAGGTGGCCTGCCAGCGCCTGCCCGTGCCCATCATCGCCGAGGTCGATCTCTACAAATATGACCCATGGGATCTGCCAG AGAAGGCGTTGTTCGGGCTAAAAGAGTGGTATTTCTTCACCCCTCGTGATCGAAAGTACCCGAATGGCTCGAGGCCTAACAGGGCCGCCGGGAGGGGGTACTGGAAGGCCACCGGTGCTGATAAACCCGTGACCCCGAAGGGGAGCAGTAGGCCTCTCGGGATCAAGAAAGCCTTGGTGTTTTACTCTGGGAAGGCACCAAGAGGAGTGAAGACTGATTGGATCATGCATGAGTACAGGCTTGCCGACACGAACCGAGCAGCCAACAAGAAGGGAAGCCTAAGG CTTGATGACTGGGTTCTTTGCCGGTTGTACAACAAGAAGAACACCTGGGAGAAGATGCAGCAACAAAAGGAGGCAGCATCGTTTGGAGAGACGATGGATTCTGTGGATGACACAGGATCGGACAGCTTCAGAACACCCGAATCGGACATAGATAACGATGTCATGTTCCCGGACTTTGACGATATGGCTCAGGTTGGAGCTCACCCACCTCAAGCTTTCAATGGAATGCAAGGAGTACGAGTCAACAATATAACTGGGTATCAGCCAGCAATAGAGCAGCGTCCAAAAGAGGAGAATGACTGGTTCACGGACCTGAATCTGGATGACTTCCACAGTACATGCATGGCTTTTGGATCAACACCTGCTCTCGATATGTCGGACCATGATTACTACTACTCAAACCTTCCACAGCTGAGATCAAACCAGAGTGACCTGCTACCCTTCTAA
- the LOC105046070 gene encoding pentatricopeptide repeat-containing protein At5g15010, mitochondrial, translating to MWRKSLRSWTPLLPASSSSLFPQSHLPPPSNSIPPHTSQSPKPPLLLLKQYLPINNSLVATPSNFFSTSPQPNTQITYPANDDLSEKDDHDDNLGAAESARKLDGEMLRDVETVVACLRDFGGNSAEARKRLEQCNVRSSHELVVEVLSRLRNDWGPAFTFFLWAGKQPGYAHSAREYNSMIAILGKMRRFDTAWTLVHEMKGGTPSRPGPSLVTPQTLLILIRRYCAVHDVGRAINTFYAFKKFGFAPGIDDFHGLLSALCRYKNVEDAEHLLLCNESAFPFEAKSFNIVLNGWCNIMVYLREAKRFWRDMGNRGIPKDVVSYGNMISCKSKASNLTDVLKLYNEMREVGIEPDIKVYNAVVYALAKAKCMEDAKGLVKKMEEKGVAPNAVTFNSLIRPLCKAHQVDDARQVFDEMLQRGLTPSIRTYHAFFDVARSVDEVFELLNGMKEKGCSPEIETYIMLIRKLCRWRQDESVYRLWNEMIENGLSPDRSAYIVLIHGLFLNGKLEEASRYYEEMKMKGFLPEPKTEEMIQAWLSGKEVAEQSIVMDLERKRVTRDPLDKKPRGASWRQFLKQPGAISVTRDQGFSSFGS from the coding sequence ATGTGGAGGAAAAGCCTTAGGTCATGGACTCCTCTCCTtcctgcctcctcctcctccctcttccCTCAATCCCATCTTCCCCCTCCATCCAACAGTATTCCCCCCCATACTTCTCAATCTCCCAAACCCCCCCTCCTCCTTCTCAAGCAATACCTTCCCATCAACAACTCTCTTGTGGCAACCCCGTCCAATTTCTTCTCCACAAGCCCTCAACCCAACACCCAAATCACTTATCCTGCGAATGATGATCTTAGCGAAAAGGATGACCATGACGATAATCTTGGAGCGGCTGAATCTGCTCGTAAATTGGATGGTGAGATGCTCCGAGATGTGGAGACGGTCGTAGCCTGTCTCAGGGATTTTGGCGGGAACAGCGCAGAGGCCAGGAAGAGGCTGGAGCAGTGCAACGTGCGTTCCTCCCACGAACTGGTGGTGGAGGTCCTCTCCCGCCTCCGCAACGACTGGGGCCCCGCCTTCACTTTCTTCCTGTGGGCCGGCAAGCAGCCGGGCTATGCCCACTCCGCCCGCGAGTACAACTCCATGATCGCTATCCTCGGAAAGATGCGGCGGTTCGACACCGCGTGGACCCTCGTCCATGAGATGAAGGGAGGGACGCCTTCAAGGCCCGGCCCTTCTCTCGTCACCCCCCAGACCCTCCTAATCTTGATCAGGAGGTATTGCGCCGTCCACGATGTCGGGAGGGCGATCAATACCTTCTATGCGTTCAAGAAGTTTGGATTCGCACCCGGAATTGACGACTTTCATGGCCTCCTCAGTGCGCTCTGTAGGTACAAGAATGTGGAAGACGCCGAGCACCTGCTCCTCTGCAACGAGTCCGCATTCCCCTTCGAGGCGAAGAGCTTCAACATTGTTCTCAATGGGTGGTGCAATATTATGGTTTATCTCCGGGAGGCTAAGAGGTTTTGGAGGGACATGGGAAACAGAGGCATCCCCAAGGATGTTGTGTCGTATGGGAATATGATCTCTTGCAAATCGAAAGCCAGCAATCTTACTGATGTCCTGAAGTTGTATAATGAGATGAGGGAGGTTGGAATTGAGCCTGATATAAAGGTTTATAATGCGGTCGTGTATGCCCTGGCCAAAGCCAAGTGCATGGAGGATGCCAAGGGTCTTgtgaagaaaatggaggagaagggcGTCGCTCCAAATGCTGTGACTTTTAATTCTCTCATTAGGCCGCTATGTAAGGCACATCAGGTTGATGATGCAAGGCAAGTGTTCGATGAGATGTTGCAGAGGGGTCTCACTCCTTCTATAAGGACCTATCATGCATTCTTTGATGTGGCGAGGAGTGTAGATGAGGTGTTTGAGCTGTTGAATGGAATGAAGGAAAAGGGTTGCAGCCCAGAGATTGAAACATATATTATGCTGATCAGGAAATTGTGCCGGTGGAGGCAGGATGAGAGCGTCTATAGGCTGTGGAATGAGATGATTGAGAATGGATTGAGTCCGGATAGAAGTGCATATATTGTCTTGATACATGGTCTGTTTCTAAATGGAAAGCTAGAAGAGGCTTCGAGGTATTATGAGGAGATGAAGATGAAAGGTTTTCTTCCTGAGCCAAAGACTGAGGAGATGATCCAAGCATGGCTTTCTGGCAAAGAAGTTGCCGAACAGTCTATAGTGATGGATTTGGAAAGAAAAAGGGTAACACGGGACCCCTTGGACAAGAAACCGAGGGGTGCCTCTTGGAGACAGTTTCTAAAACAACCTGGAGCAATAAGTGTTACAAGAGACCAGGGATTCTCTTCTTTTGGTAGCTGA